The proteins below come from a single Zhouia spongiae genomic window:
- a CDS encoding acyl-CoA dehydrogenase family protein, whose translation MKPDLFEAPDYYNIDDLLSDEHKLVRDAARSWVKREVSPIIEEYAQKAEFPKQIISGLAEIGAFGPYIPEEYGGAGLDQISYGLIMQEIERGDSGVRSTASVQSSLVMYPIWKYGTEEQRKKYLPKLAGGEYIGCFGLTEPDYGSNPGGMVTNFKDKGDHYVLNGAKMWISNAPFADIAVVWAKNEEGRIHGLIVERGMEGFSTPETHNKWSLRASATGELIFDNVKIPKENLMPEKSGLGAPLGCLDSARYGIAWGAIGAAMDCYDTALRYAKERIQFDKPIAATQLQQKKLAEMLTEITKAQLLALRLGQLREANKATTAQISMAKRNNVDMALKIAREARQILGGMGITGEYSIMRHMMNLESVITYEGTHDIHLLITGADITGMPAFK comes from the coding sequence ATGAAACCAGATTTATTTGAAGCCCCCGACTATTACAATATAGATGATTTGTTATCTGACGAACACAAACTGGTTCGTGATGCTGCCCGTAGTTGGGTAAAACGTGAAGTATCTCCCATTATTGAAGAATACGCACAGAAGGCAGAATTCCCGAAACAGATCATAAGCGGACTTGCTGAAATCGGAGCCTTCGGACCCTATATTCCGGAAGAGTATGGTGGAGCCGGACTCGATCAGATCAGCTATGGTTTAATCATGCAGGAAATTGAAAGAGGTGATAGCGGTGTACGTTCTACTGCATCTGTCCAATCTTCATTGGTCATGTACCCCATATGGAAATACGGAACTGAAGAACAACGTAAAAAATACCTTCCTAAACTGGCTGGCGGCGAATACATAGGATGCTTCGGTTTAACCGAACCCGATTACGGCTCAAATCCAGGCGGGATGGTCACTAACTTTAAAGATAAAGGAGATCATTACGTACTGAACGGGGCTAAAATGTGGATCTCAAACGCGCCTTTTGCTGACATCGCTGTAGTTTGGGCAAAAAATGAGGAAGGACGTATCCATGGCCTGATAGTTGAACGCGGAATGGAAGGCTTTTCTACGCCGGAAACACACAATAAATGGTCGTTGAGGGCTTCCGCAACCGGTGAACTAATCTTTGACAATGTGAAAATTCCGAAAGAAAATCTGATGCCGGAAAAAAGTGGATTGGGCGCGCCTCTGGGCTGCCTGGATTCTGCACGATATGGAATAGCATGGGGTGCTATAGGTGCCGCAATGGATTGCTATGATACCGCTTTGCGCTATGCCAAAGAACGGATCCAGTTTGACAAACCGATTGCTGCCACACAACTTCAACAAAAAAAGTTAGCGGAAATGTTGACTGAAATCACAAAAGCGCAGTTACTGGCGCTCCGCTTGGGCCAGTTGAGAGAAGCCAATAAAGCTACAACAGCTCAAATCTCAATGGCAAAAAGAAATAATGTCGATATGGCCCTAAAGATAGCAAGAGAAGCAAGACAGATTTTAGGAGGCATGGGAATCACAGGCGAATACAGTATTATGCGCCATATGATGAATCTGGAAAGTGTAATTACCTATGAAGGAACACACGATATACATTTACTTATTACAGGAGCTGATATTACCGGAATGCCTGCTTTTAAATAA
- a CDS encoding Y-family DNA polymerase, producing MFALVDCNNFYASCERVFKPQLNNQPVAILSNNDGCVISRSDEARAIGLPMGAPAFKYKDFFEQNNIHVFSSNYPLYGDMSKRVMDILKQFTPDVEIYSIDEAFLQLKIPANDYYAHGKEIKYRIEKWTGIPISIGIAPTKGLSKVANKIARKFKKRTGGVYVIDSEEKRIKSLKWTKIDDVWGIGRNHAERLRLKNIRTAFDFTQLSDPWVRKHMAVIGLRLKKDLEGSPTIQLSDGIDGHRKAIATTRSFDYSYSDYQYIKERIATFAASCAEKLRKQNDCCTAIIVMLRSDFHKKEHKQHKGSIYITLPYTTDSTLTITNHAIKGLASIYKKDIQYKRAGVIVTGLIPANAKQLDLFHHEDAKHHEIMKVMDNLNKKYGSHKLKIANQDLNKTWKMRQEHLSPRYTTNINDIIEVKCN from the coding sequence ATGTTTGCACTGGTAGATTGTAACAACTTTTATGCTTCGTGTGAGCGGGTATTTAAACCTCAGCTCAACAACCAGCCTGTGGCCATACTTTCAAATAACGACGGCTGTGTTATTTCAAGAAGCGATGAAGCCAGGGCCATAGGGTTACCAATGGGAGCACCGGCCTTCAAGTATAAAGATTTTTTTGAACAGAATAACATACATGTATTCTCATCAAATTATCCGTTATACGGCGACATGAGCAAACGGGTAATGGATATCCTCAAACAATTCACCCCCGATGTGGAAATCTACAGTATCGATGAAGCTTTTCTTCAGCTCAAAATACCCGCCAATGATTACTATGCCCATGGAAAAGAAATTAAATATCGGATCGAAAAATGGACCGGGATTCCCATCAGCATCGGAATCGCTCCAACCAAAGGATTATCGAAGGTTGCCAATAAAATTGCCCGTAAATTTAAAAAAAGAACCGGAGGGGTTTATGTCATCGATTCTGAAGAAAAGCGAATAAAGTCCTTGAAATGGACTAAAATTGATGATGTATGGGGGATCGGGAGAAACCACGCCGAACGTCTCCGTTTAAAAAATATAAGGACAGCCTTCGACTTTACACAGCTTTCCGATCCTTGGGTACGAAAACATATGGCAGTTATAGGGCTTAGACTGAAAAAAGATCTGGAAGGAAGCCCTACCATACAGTTAAGCGATGGTATAGACGGGCATCGAAAGGCTATTGCTACTACCCGAAGTTTTGATTATTCGTATTCCGACTACCAGTATATAAAAGAACGTATTGCTACTTTTGCAGCAAGTTGTGCAGAAAAACTTCGAAAACAAAATGATTGCTGCACTGCCATTATCGTAATGCTTCGCAGTGATTTCCATAAAAAAGAACACAAACAACACAAAGGGAGTATCTACATAACACTCCCTTACACCACAGATTCAACATTAACCATTACCAACCATGCAATTAAAGGCCTGGCCTCTATATACAAGAAAGACATACAATATAAAAGAGCCGGAGTAATCGTTACCGGATTGATTCCTGCAAATGCAAAACAATTAGACCTGTTTCATCATGAAGATGCCAAACACCATGAAATAATGAAAGTCATGGACAATCTCAATAAAAAATACGGATCTCACAAACTTAAAATAGCGAATCAGGATTTAAACAAAACCTGGAAGATGCGTCAAGAACATTTATCGCCAAGATATACGACAAACATTAATGACATAATTGAAGTAAAATGCAATTAA
- a CDS encoding LexA family protein, whose translation MQLKPIKETKNLSFYIPDADHEEEHFFVSEGIAAGFPSPADDFLETRISLDKTLVRNKEATFYAKVRGQSMIDANLDDGDLLVVDKSIEPAHDKIAVCFIDGEFTVKRLKVEKETVFLMPANKDYEPIEVTRENNFAIWGIVTHVIKKL comes from the coding sequence ATGCAATTAAAGCCAATAAAAGAAACAAAAAACCTTTCGTTCTACATCCCTGATGCAGACCATGAAGAAGAACATTTTTTCGTTAGTGAAGGTATTGCCGCCGGATTTCCTTCTCCGGCCGATGATTTTTTGGAAACCCGCATTAGTCTAGATAAAACACTGGTTCGTAATAAAGAAGCCACCTTTTATGCCAAGGTCAGGGGACAGTCAATGATTGATGCCAATTTAGATGATGGAGATCTTTTGGTTGTTGATAAAAGCATAGAACCTGCACACGATAAAATAGCCGTCTGTTTTATTGACGGTGAGTTTACCGTAAAGCGTCTTAAAGTCGAAAAAGAAACTGTTTTCCTAATGCCGGCAAACAAAGATTATGAACCTATAGAAGTTACCCGGGAAAATAATTTTGCAATATGGGGAATAGTCACCCATGTCATCAAAAAGCTGTAA
- the hppD gene encoding 4-hydroxyphenylpyruvate dioxygenase, translated as MSKEVKSVDYGLEKIFKGAQDFLPLLGTDYVEFYVGNAKQAAHFYKTAFGFQSLAYSGLETGIRDRVSYVLAQDKIRLVLTTPLNSSSPINDHIVKHGDGVKVVALWVEDARAAFEETTKRGAKPFMEPTLEKDEHGEVVRSGIYTYGETVHMFVERKNYNGAFLPGYRKWESEYNPAPVGLKYIDHMVGNVGWGEMNKWVKWYEDVMGFVNFLTFDDKQIHTEYSALMSKVMSNGNGRIKFPINEPAEGKKRSQIEEYLDFYEGSGVQHIAVATDDIIETVRQLKARGIEFLPPPPQAYYDALPERLGEHMKMMKEDIKELQKLSILVDADEEGYLLQIFTKPVEDRPTLFFEIIQRMGAQGFGAGNFKALFESIEREQELRGTLE; from the coding sequence ATGTCAAAAGAAGTTAAGTCCGTAGATTACGGACTCGAAAAAATATTTAAGGGGGCACAAGATTTTTTACCCCTGTTAGGAACAGATTATGTAGAATTTTATGTAGGGAATGCAAAGCAGGCAGCTCATTTCTATAAAACCGCATTTGGTTTTCAGTCGCTGGCTTATTCGGGTCTGGAAACAGGCATAAGAGACAGGGTGTCATATGTTCTGGCACAGGATAAAATCCGATTGGTATTAACAACGCCGCTTAACTCTTCGTCTCCTATTAATGATCATATTGTAAAGCATGGTGATGGTGTAAAGGTGGTAGCGCTGTGGGTAGAGGATGCACGTGCAGCATTTGAAGAAACGACCAAGCGCGGTGCAAAACCCTTTATGGAACCGACACTGGAAAAAGATGAGCACGGAGAAGTTGTGAGGTCGGGGATTTATACCTATGGAGAAACGGTGCATATGTTTGTAGAACGTAAAAATTATAACGGAGCTTTTTTACCGGGTTATAGAAAATGGGAATCTGAATACAATCCGGCACCGGTGGGGCTGAAGTATATTGACCACATGGTTGGTAATGTTGGCTGGGGAGAAATGAACAAGTGGGTGAAATGGTATGAAGATGTAATGGGATTTGTAAATTTCCTGACCTTCGATGATAAACAGATCCATACTGAATACTCAGCATTAATGAGCAAGGTGATGAGTAATGGTAACGGGCGTATAAAATTTCCTATCAATGAGCCGGCAGAAGGCAAGAAGAGATCTCAGATAGAAGAATATTTAGATTTTTATGAAGGTTCAGGTGTACAACATATTGCCGTGGCAACAGACGATATAATAGAAACGGTAAGGCAGTTAAAGGCGAGGGGGATTGAATTCTTGCCACCGCCTCCGCAAGCCTATTACGATGCGCTTCCTGAACGTTTGGGAGAACATATGAAGATGATGAAAGAAGATATAAAAGAGTTGCAGAAATTGTCTATATTGGTCGACGCAGACGAGGAGGGGTATCTATTGCAGATTTTTACCAAACCGGTAGAAGACCGGCCAACTCTTTTCTTCGAAATAATTCAACGAATGGGTGCCCAGGGATTTGGAGCAGGTAATTTTAAAGCATTGTTTGAGAGTATAGAGCGTGAACAGGAGCTTAGAGGAACCCTGGAATAG
- a CDS encoding homogentisate 1,2-dioxygenase — MPFYHKLGEIPHKRHTIFKKPNGELYYEQLFGTIGFDGMSTNMYHIHRPTQVKDIKGKKDVSPKVAIKNNIQSYRFHGFKVQPENDYLESRKPVLTNSDCTIILAAPKHSTKDYFYKNTDADEMIFIHKGSGKLRTHLGNLDFKYGDYLIVPRGTIYKIDFDTEDNRLFIVESHRPIYTPKRYRNWFGQLLEHSPFCERDIRRPYELETNDEKGDFLMKIKKQNELFDMVYATHPFDVVGYDGFNYPYALSIHDFEPITGRVHQPPPVHQTFETDAFVVCSFVPRLYDYHPDAIPAPYNHSNIDSDEVLYYVDGDFMSRNDIDAGHISLHPAGIPHGPHPGATERSIGKEKTDELAVMVDTFKPLQLTEEAMAIADDTYYQSWLED, encoded by the coding sequence ATGCCTTTTTATCATAAATTGGGAGAGATCCCCCATAAACGACATACCATATTTAAAAAACCTAACGGCGAATTGTATTATGAGCAATTGTTCGGAACCATAGGTTTTGATGGAATGTCAACCAATATGTACCATATTCACAGGCCTACCCAGGTGAAAGACATAAAAGGTAAAAAAGATGTTTCGCCAAAGGTGGCAATTAAAAATAATATTCAGTCATATCGTTTTCACGGGTTTAAAGTGCAGCCTGAAAATGATTATCTCGAGAGTAGAAAACCGGTATTAACAAACAGCGACTGCACAATTATTCTGGCAGCACCTAAACATTCGACGAAAGATTATTTTTATAAGAATACCGATGCTGATGAAATGATCTTTATTCATAAGGGAAGCGGTAAATTGCGTACCCACCTGGGAAATTTAGACTTCAAATATGGAGATTATCTTATAGTTCCGAGGGGAACCATATACAAGATAGATTTCGATACTGAAGATAACAGGTTGTTTATTGTTGAATCGCACAGGCCGATTTATACTCCAAAAAGATACAGGAACTGGTTCGGTCAGCTTTTAGAGCATTCCCCATTTTGCGAACGCGATATCAGGAGGCCGTACGAGTTAGAGACCAATGATGAAAAGGGAGACTTTTTAATGAAAATTAAAAAGCAAAATGAACTGTTTGATATGGTGTATGCAACACACCCTTTTGATGTAGTGGGGTACGATGGGTTTAATTATCCTTACGCGTTAAGTATTCACGATTTCGAACCGATTACAGGCCGTGTTCACCAACCGCCTCCGGTGCATCAGACTTTTGAAACGGATGCTTTTGTGGTTTGTAGTTTTGTGCCCCGTTTATACGATTACCATCCGGATGCCATTCCGGCACCGTATAACCATAGTAATATAGACTCTGATGAGGTATTGTATTACGTCGACGGAGATTTTATGAGCAGGAATGATATAGATGCCGGTCATATCTCTTTGCACCCCGCAGGGATTCCTCATGGGCCACATCCAGGAGCTACAGAGAGAAGTATCGGGAAAGAAAAAACAGACGAGCTGGCGGTTATGGTAGATACTTTTAAGCCACTACAGCTTACGGAAGAAGCCATGGCTATTGCCGATGATACTTATTATCAGTCATGGTTAGAAGATTAA